The following proteins are co-located in the Castanea sativa cultivar Marrone di Chiusa Pesio chromosome 8, ASM4071231v1 genome:
- the LOC142607854 gene encoding zinc finger protein CONSTANS-LIKE 16 yields the protein MICDKNVANAVGGKTARACDSCVRKRARWYCPADDAFLCQVCDSSVHSANQLARRHERVRLKTASFKSSDAAVQNSVPSWHRGFTRKARTPRHGKPVNYQTPKSKEPLRNPFPIVPEVGADEISHEENEEQLLYRVPIFDPFVAELCTPTTPKEAVAAVNSSPNGSETKVLLANCGHDVDNLHGFIPSDMDLAEFAADVESLLGRGLENECFGMEELGLMDCKEKVMKEGCLGSGRVKVEEEEGTESVTACLVDDSEIDMMREPFELSFDYDSPATCEEEDEKAIVMRNTDGGGYEAEDKKKKKKILLRLDYGAVIAAWASQGSPWTNGDRPDFDPDECWPDCMGTCSIDFHHPYGDFGGTGGNPAMVDGGREARVSRYREKRRTRLFSKKIRYEVRKLNAEKRPRMKGRFVKRASFAAGPAFPLLSK from the exons ATGATTTGTGACAAGAATGTTGCGAACGCCGTTGGTGGAAAAACAGCTAGAGCCTGCGATAGCTGTGTACGAAAACGTGCTCGATGGTACTGTCCAGCCGATGATGCTTTCTTATGCCAAGTTTGTGACTCTTCGGTGCACTCAGCTAATCAATTAGCACGTAGACATGAAAGGGTTCGCCTAAAAACTGCATCGTTCAAATCTTCAGACGCAGCTGTACAGAATTCTGTACCTTCATGGCACCGAGGGTTCACTAGAAAAGCAAGAACACCACGACATGGAAAGCCGGTGAATTATCAAACACCTAAATCCAAAGAACCGCTGCGGAACCCATTTCCTATTGTGCCAGAAGTCGGTGCAGATGAGATTTCacatgaagaaaatgaagagcaGCTTCTTTACAGGGTTCCCATATTCGATCCCTTTGTTGCTGAGCTGTGCACGCCTACAACGCCAAAAGAAGCAGTAGCAGCTGTTAATTCTAGTCCTAATGGTAGTGAAACTAAGGTATTGTTAGCTAACTGTGGTCATGATGTGGATAATTTGCATGGGTTTATTCCTTCTGACATGGATCTTGCTGAGTTTGCTGCTGATGTTGAAAGCTTATTGGGTAGAGGGCTTGAGAATGAGTGTTTTGGTATGGAAGAGCTGGGGTTAATGGATTGTAAAGAGAAGGTTATGAAGGAGGGTTGTTTAGGTAGTGGAAGAGTCAAGGTTGAGGAAGAAGAGGGTACTGAATCTGTTACAGCTTGCCTGGTTGATGATTCGGAGATTGATATGATGAGGGAACCCTTTGAGTTGAGCTTTGACTATGATTCTCCTGCGACGTGTGAGGAGGAAGATGAGAAGGCGATTGTGATGAGGAATACTGATGGTGGGGGATATGAAGCTGaggataaaaagaagaaaaagaagatactGTTGAGGCTGGATTACGGGGCAGTAATCGCGGCATGGGCTAGCCAAGGGTCTCCATGGACCAACGGGGATCGGCCAGATTTTGATCCTGATGAATGTTGGCCTGACTGCATG GGTACTTGTAGTATTGATTTTCATCACCCTTATGGGGATTTTGGTGGAACTGGGGGAAACCCTGCAATGGTTGACGGAGGGAGAGAAGCAAGAGTGTCAAGATACAGAGAAAAAAGACGAACGCGgctattttcaaagaaaataagataTGAGGTTCGGAAGTTGAATGCAGAAAAGAGGCCCCGAATGAAAGGGAGGTTCGTCAAGAGGGCATCCTTTGCTGCAGGACCTGCTTTTCCTTTACTCAGCAAATAA